The following nucleotide sequence is from Streptomyces bathyalis.
AGCCGCCATGACGTCGAAGATCGGTGTGGGCAACGCGGCCTTCCACACCGGCGGGCAGGCCGGCGAGGCCGAGACCGTCTACCTCGGGGTCTTCCGGCGTGACGTGCTGGAGCAACAGGGCGGCTACAACGAGGAGTTCATACGCGCTCAGGACTGGGAGCTGAACTTCCGGATCCGTGAGGCGGGCGGCCTCGTCTGGTTCTCACCGGAGCTGAAGGTCGAGTACCGCCCGCGGCCGAGTGTCCGGGCGCTGGCCAAGCAGTACCGGAACTACGGGCGTTGGCGCCATGTCGTCGCGCGCTACCACCCCGGCTCGATCAATCTGCGCTATCTCGCGCCGCCCGCGGCCGTGTGCGCCATCGCCGTGGGCACGGGGGCGGGTCTGGCAGGGCTCCCGCTGGGCTTCGTGATCCCCGCCGGCTATCTGGCGGCCGTGGTCCTCGGTTCGCTGCCCGCGGGCAAGGGGCTGCCGCTGAAGAGCCGTGCGTGGATTCCCGTCGCGCTGACCACCATGCACATGTCGTGGGGCTGGGGCTTTCTGACGAGCCCGCGCAAGCTCGCGCGCAAGGTCATCGCGTCCCGCAGGGAGCCCGTTCCGGCCACGAACTGACGCCATGAGAGGGGGCAGCCGCCGAAGCGGCTGCCCCCTCTCATGTGCTTCTGCCGTTCCGCGGTGGGTGACTCACGGCGCCGGGGCCGGCTCATGCGGCGCCTGCCGGGTCACCACACGTTCGCCGGATTGACCTCCATGCACGCCTTGTCGTTGTCACCGCGCAGGGCGTCGGCGCTGTCGGGCGCCTTGTTCTCCTGCTTCTTCCCGGAGCCGCCTCCGGCGTCCTTCGGGTAGATGTTGCCCTCACGCCAGTCGCCGCCGACCACCAGCGTCACGCCCTGCACCCCGCTGGAGTGCTTGACGG
It contains:
- a CDS encoding glycosyltransferase family 2 protein; its protein translation is MPVLNEERHLRSSVKHILQQEYDGELEVVIALGPSEDRTDEIAAELVAEDSRVHTVPNPSGRTPAALNAAIKASRHPVVVRVDGHGMLSPGYIATAVRLMSETGAANVGGIMHAEGENDWERAVAAAMTSKIGVGNAAFHTGGQAGEAETVYLGVFRRDVLEQQGGYNEEFIRAQDWELNFRIREAGGLVWFSPELKVEYRPRPSVRALAKQYRNYGRWRHVVARYHPGSINLRYLAPPAAVCAIAVGTGAGLAGLPLGFVIPAGYLAAVVLGSLPAGKGLPLKSRAWIPVALTTMHMSWGWGFLTSPRKLARKVIASRREPVPATN